One part of the Sorangiineae bacterium MSr11954 genome encodes these proteins:
- a CDS encoding HD domain-containing protein: protein MHTRTSKTTAKPVSPSAGSPDTSDKSEAKKNGLGEALSHHGEELFSRMRSGVRGLALGQDHAAFIDSLIERAYAGAERRVGALSSFAVAAVGSYGRGAVAMGSDADVRLLTGGRRARAAAEKFAQAFLYPLWDAGLPVGHQVVDIEDALALAHRDLAAATTLLDVRHVCGDRELVERLLARAWDGMFAESALGILVDRLEEEVAARHTRFGGSLYLLEPEVKSGAGGLRDLDVVRWAARARFRVSTKNTWQELVRLGVLVAREAQEITTAEEFLWNIRNLLHAYAGRKIDRLTFDAQETMAVELGYVDSRTPAKEAPAKAPSAKDDGAPEVPKAEGSERQLEARERATAAERLMQDYYVHARVVTRAQERMLERARPPKRRGKPTETDIGRGVRMFDGQVTIAGIKELTEEPALALRVYADCVRLRAPILPFAREAIARASADAAFCEALRASPEAQQLFVDLVCTVAEVPTKRGSMVGELHDVGLLLAMIPEFSPVTGRVHHDVYHVYTVDVHSVAAVDCLSALARGELSHTHPLASRLAAEIARPKPLFLATLLHDVGKGYPDASGSRKNHSVSGAELCEVILPRLGLSAEVVAEVRALVLQHLAMYHVATRRDLDDPATIEEFCRLVRGREGLRDLYLLTVADLTTTSPTAMTSWKARMLEELYIVASASMSGHVGVDEERTLRVREEARPFFQGPPEFFDAFVSSMPERYLLANRPESIAAHAHTALERGERPVHAAIIAPTRERPTGDVAELCVVAEDMPGLVARIAAVITAARLEFVAAQVYSRPVAAGGASEAVDVFLVRGRTDGAVGVERAMPRLLRDLDDVCRGVVTPAELLRSRIGGTSPWRERPSPAVPTDIVIDDRASPRHTVIETFAKDRPGLLYTLSQALHELGLTIALSKINTEGNKVADVFYVNELDGSKVLPGERFKAIKETLARAIDSEKAEKTGG from the coding sequence ATGCACACCCGGACGTCCAAGACGACCGCAAAGCCCGTTTCGCCTTCGGCTGGCTCGCCGGACACGTCGGATAAGTCGGAGGCCAAGAAAAATGGCCTCGGCGAAGCGCTCTCCCACCACGGGGAGGAGCTCTTTTCCCGCATGCGCTCCGGTGTGCGCGGGCTCGCGCTGGGGCAAGATCACGCGGCTTTCATCGATTCGCTCATCGAAAGGGCTTATGCGGGGGCGGAGAGACGGGTGGGGGCGCTGAGCAGCTTCGCCGTGGCGGCGGTGGGGAGCTATGGGCGGGGGGCGGTCGCCATGGGCAGCGATGCCGATGTGCGGCTCTTGACCGGCGGACGGCGCGCTCGGGCTGCCGCGGAAAAATTTGCCCAGGCGTTTCTCTACCCGCTGTGGGATGCGGGGCTGCCCGTCGGGCACCAGGTCGTCGACATCGAGGATGCGCTGGCCCTGGCGCACCGCGACTTGGCGGCGGCCACCACCCTCTTGGACGTGCGGCACGTGTGCGGCGATCGCGAGCTGGTGGAGCGGCTCTTGGCGCGCGCCTGGGACGGGATGTTCGCCGAGTCGGCGCTGGGCATTTTGGTCGACCGGCTCGAGGAGGAGGTCGCCGCGCGCCATACCCGCTTCGGCGGCTCGCTGTACCTGCTCGAGCCCGAGGTGAAGAGCGGCGCCGGGGGGCTGCGCGATCTCGATGTGGTGCGCTGGGCCGCGCGGGCGCGCTTTCGCGTCTCGACCAAGAACACGTGGCAGGAGCTGGTGCGCCTTGGTGTGCTGGTCGCCCGGGAGGCGCAGGAGATCACGACCGCCGAGGAGTTCCTCTGGAACATCCGCAATTTGCTCCATGCGTACGCCGGGCGGAAAATCGATCGCCTGACCTTCGACGCCCAAGAGACGATGGCCGTGGAGCTCGGCTATGTCGACTCGCGCACCCCGGCGAAGGAAGCGCCGGCCAAGGCGCCGTCCGCGAAGGATGACGGCGCGCCCGAGGTGCCGAAGGCCGAGGGCTCGGAGCGGCAATTGGAGGCGCGCGAGCGCGCGACGGCGGCCGAGCGGCTCATGCAGGATTATTACGTGCATGCGCGCGTGGTCACGCGGGCGCAGGAGCGCATGTTGGAGCGCGCGCGCCCGCCCAAGCGGCGCGGAAAGCCGACGGAGACGGACATCGGCCGCGGGGTCCGCATGTTCGATGGGCAGGTGACCATCGCCGGCATCAAAGAGCTCACCGAGGAGCCGGCCTTGGCGCTCCGCGTGTACGCGGACTGCGTGCGGCTGCGCGCGCCCATCCTGCCGTTTGCGCGCGAGGCCATCGCCCGCGCATCGGCCGATGCCGCATTTTGCGAGGCGCTGCGGGCGAGCCCGGAGGCGCAGCAGCTCTTCGTCGATCTGGTGTGCACGGTGGCCGAGGTGCCCACCAAGCGCGGATCGATGGTCGGCGAGCTGCACGACGTGGGGCTCTTGCTCGCCATGATCCCGGAGTTTTCACCGGTCACCGGCCGGGTGCACCACGACGTCTACCACGTGTACACGGTGGACGTGCACAGCGTGGCCGCCGTCGATTGCCTCTCGGCCCTGGCGCGCGGTGAGCTCTCGCACACGCACCCGCTGGCGAGCCGGCTGGCGGCCGAGATCGCGCGCCCCAAGCCGCTCTTTCTCGCCACCTTGCTGCACGACGTGGGCAAGGGCTACCCGGACGCCAGCGGCTCGCGCAAGAACCACTCGGTGAGCGGCGCGGAGCTCTGCGAGGTGATCCTGCCGCGGCTCGGGCTCTCGGCCGAGGTGGTGGCCGAGGTGCGCGCCCTGGTGCTGCAGCACCTGGCGATGTACCACGTGGCCACCCGGCGCGATCTGGACGATCCGGCCACCATCGAAGAGTTCTGCCGCCTGGTGCGCGGCCGCGAAGGGCTGCGCGATCTCTATTTGCTCACGGTGGCCGATCTCACCACCACGTCGCCCACCGCCATGACCTCGTGGAAGGCGCGCATGCTGGAGGAGCTGTACATCGTGGCGTCGGCCAGCATGTCCGGCCACGTCGGCGTGGACGAGGAGCGGACCTTGCGCGTGCGCGAAGAGGCGCGACCGTTCTTCCAGGGGCCGCCCGAGTTCTTCGACGCCTTCGTGAGCAGCATGCCCGAGCGCTACCTGCTCGCCAACCGCCCCGAGTCGATCGCGGCGCATGCGCACACTGCGCTCGAGCGGGGCGAGCGCCCGGTGCACGCGGCCATCATCGCGCCGACCCGCGAGCGGCCGACGGGCGACGTGGCGGAGCTGTGCGTCGTGGCCGAGGACATGCCTGGGCTGGTCGCGCGCATCGCGGCGGTCATTACCGCGGCGCGGCTCGAGTTCGTGGCGGCGCAGGTCTACTCGCGCCCCGTGGCGGCGGGCGGGGCCAGCGAGGCGGTCGACGTGTTCTTGGTCCGCGGCCGAACCGATGGCGCGGTGGGGGTCGAGCGCGCGATGCCGCGCCTCTTGCGCGATCTGGACGATGTTTGCCGCGGTGTGGTGACGCCGGCCGAGCTTTTGCGCTCGCGCATCGGGGGCACATCGCCCTGGCGCGAGCGCCCCAGCCCGGCCGTGCCCACGGACATCGTCATCGACGATCGCGCCTCCCCGCGTCACACGGTGATCGAGACATTTGCCAAAGACCGGCCAGGTTTGCTCTACACGCTCTCGCAGGCGCTCCACGAGCTGGGGCTCACCATCGCCCTCTCGAAGATCAACACCGAGGGAAACAAGGTGGCCGACGTCTTTTACGTGAATGAACTGGATGGGTCGAAAGTTTTGCCCGGCGAGCGATTCAAGGCGATTAAAGAGACCCTCGCCCGCGCCATCGATTCGGAAAAGGCAGAGAAGACGGGAGGATGA
- a CDS encoding VOC family protein produces the protein MESKRRARIFPHLWYTEEAEEAARFYAATFPDSRVDRVTSLLSDSPSGPGGSVTVVDFTLFGQRFQAMSAGPHHPFNDAISMVVLCDDQAELDRYWNALLEGGGKETACGWLIDRFGVRWQIVPSIMEELMNDHDPVRAKRVTDAMLKMIKLDIAALEKAHRG, from the coding sequence ATGGAATCGAAGCGCCGCGCGAGAATCTTTCCACATCTCTGGTACACCGAGGAGGCGGAGGAGGCCGCGCGATTTTATGCCGCCACGTTCCCCGATTCGCGCGTGGATCGGGTCACCTCGCTGTTGAGCGATTCGCCCAGTGGACCGGGTGGATCGGTCACGGTGGTGGATTTCACGCTGTTCGGTCAGCGCTTTCAGGCGATGAGCGCGGGGCCGCACCACCCGTTCAACGACGCCATTTCGATGGTGGTGCTGTGTGACGACCAGGCCGAGCTGGATCGCTACTGGAACGCGCTCCTCGAGGGCGGAGGCAAAGAGACGGCGTGCGGGTGGCTCATCGACCGGTTCGGCGTGAGGTGGCAAATCGTCCCCTCCATCATGGAGGAGCTGATGAACGACCACGATCCGGTTCGCGCGAAGCGGGTCACCGACGCCATGTTGAAGATGATCAAGCTCGACATCGCCGCGCTGGAAAAAGCCCACCGCGGCTGA
- a CDS encoding DUF1428 domain-containing protein, which translates to MSYIDGFVIAVPTANKDKFLEHVRKGDPIFIEYGATRVFECWGDDVPVGKITDFRRAVQAKDDETVVFSWVEWPDKAARDAGMAKVLQDPRMTSESNPMPYDGKRLIYGGFAPIFELKA; encoded by the coding sequence ATGTCCTATATCGATGGTTTCGTGATCGCCGTACCGACCGCCAACAAAGACAAGTTCCTCGAGCACGTCCGCAAGGGTGATCCGATCTTCATCGAGTACGGCGCGACGCGCGTCTTCGAGTGTTGGGGCGATGACGTGCCCGTCGGAAAGATCACCGACTTCCGCCGCGCCGTGCAGGCCAAGGACGACGAGACCGTGGTGTTCTCGTGGGTCGAATGGCCCGACAAGGCGGCCCGCGATGCGGGCATGGCCAAGGTCCTGCAGGATCCGCGCATGACGTCGGAGAGCAACCCCATGCCCTACGACGGCAAGCGGCTCATCTATGGCGGTTTCGCGCCGATCTTCGAGCTGAAAGCATAG
- a CDS encoding FAD-binding protein → MNRLFGPAIVEPGDPRYRDLVLGKNEIFAPGTPDCVRVVGSTEQVVEAVGDAVGASKRLAVRSGGHGYENFVGDPEVRVVIDMSEMSAVYFDPGRRAFAVEAGATLGHVYQRLFKRWGLTIPGGGCPTVGAGGHFCGGGYGPLSRVHGSVVDHVYAVEVVVVDPRGTARAVIATREPADPNRDLWWAHTGGGGGNFGVVTRYWLRSAEPRGTEPADLLPRAPASVVQASAVWPWAALTRASFVRLVKNHGAWHERNSTPDSPEAALFSMLLLFPRKDGPESAGDAGSIVLQIVVDAATPNAASLVNDYVAAVNEGVGVEVRQGSSTTPWLRAILGGSSAEGDGTRSKHKAAYLRKCYGDPQIAAIHDYLVGPYPGQGALLGLVGYGGKVSSVEPEATAIAQRDSILKAVFVNSWNEGEDDEARRAWVRSFYQRVYRDTGGVPVPNAINDGSSINCPDGDLLDPRFNQSGVPWYTLYYKDHYPRLQAIKRRWDPRNVFRHAMSIRV, encoded by the coding sequence ATGAATCGACTCTTCGGACCGGCCATCGTCGAGCCGGGTGATCCGCGCTACCGGGACCTCGTGCTCGGCAAGAACGAGATCTTTGCGCCGGGCACCCCCGACTGTGTTCGCGTGGTCGGCTCGACCGAGCAAGTCGTGGAGGCCGTGGGTGACGCGGTGGGTGCAAGCAAGCGACTGGCCGTGCGCAGCGGCGGGCACGGCTACGAGAACTTCGTCGGCGATCCGGAGGTGCGGGTCGTGATCGACATGTCCGAGATGTCCGCCGTGTATTTCGATCCCGGGCGCCGCGCGTTTGCCGTGGAGGCGGGCGCCACCCTCGGGCACGTCTACCAACGGCTCTTCAAGCGTTGGGGATTGACCATCCCGGGCGGCGGCTGCCCCACCGTCGGCGCCGGCGGCCACTTCTGCGGCGGAGGCTATGGGCCCCTGAGCCGGGTGCATGGCTCGGTCGTCGACCATGTGTATGCCGTCGAGGTGGTGGTGGTCGATCCCCGCGGCACCGCACGGGCCGTCATCGCCACGCGCGAGCCCGCCGATCCGAACCGCGATTTGTGGTGGGCCCATACGGGCGGCGGCGGCGGAAACTTCGGGGTCGTCACCCGCTACTGGTTGCGCAGCGCGGAGCCGCGCGGCACGGAGCCCGCGGATTTGCTCCCCAGGGCGCCTGCGAGCGTGGTGCAGGCGTCCGCCGTCTGGCCGTGGGCCGCCTTGACGCGAGCGTCGTTCGTGCGCTTGGTCAAGAACCATGGCGCGTGGCACGAGCGCAACAGCACCCCGGACTCGCCGGAGGCGGCCTTGTTCAGCATGCTGCTCCTCTTTCCGCGAAAGGACGGCCCGGAGAGCGCGGGCGATGCGGGCTCGATCGTGCTCCAGATCGTCGTCGATGCGGCCACCCCGAACGCCGCGTCGTTGGTGAACGACTACGTGGCCGCGGTCAACGAGGGCGTGGGGGTCGAGGTCCGCCAGGGCTCGTCCACCACGCCGTGGCTGCGCGCCATCCTCGGAGGGAGCAGCGCCGAGGGTGATGGCACGCGCTCCAAACACAAAGCCGCTTATCTTCGCAAATGCTACGGCGATCCGCAGATCGCGGCGATTCATGATTATCTCGTCGGGCCCTACCCCGGCCAAGGCGCGCTGCTGGGGCTCGTCGGCTATGGCGGCAAGGTCTCGAGCGTGGAGCCGGAGGCGACCGCCATCGCCCAGCGCGACTCGATCCTCAAAGCCGTATTCGTCAACTCCTGGAACGAAGGAGAGGACGACGAGGCGCGCAGAGCTTGGGTTCGGAGCTTCTACCAGCGCGTGTACCGCGACACGGGCGGCGTGCCGGTGCCCAATGCCATCAACGATGGCTCCTCCATCAATTGCCCCGATGGAGATCTACTCGATCCCCGATTCAATCAATCCGGTGTACCGTGGTACACACTTTATTACAAAGACCATTATCCGCGCCTCCAAGCGATCAAGCGACGATGGGATCCGCGCAACGTCTTTCGACATGCCATGTCGATCCGCGTTTGA
- a CDS encoding serine/threonine protein kinase has product MINDNLRLVCPIAEGGMGSVWRARHLGLDLPVAMKFMSPNIFRNAPDAVDRFTREARAAAQLRHPNVIRIYDFRFQSLGGEPPYIVMELLEGEDLERRIRKCGKLDLQEVTSIVLAVASVLDAAHEHGIVHRDIKPENIFLEGPERTVKVLDFGVAKVQRELEEYVGEEEGMMFGTPFFMSPEQFANASDVDGRCDLWALAVVAYEALTGRMPFGGMTLSAIFLAAVRASYTAPSELRPELGPAIDAWFRKAFAVAIEDRFASAREMGEAFARAASPRPEGEMQGTWRQFAELSRSRGRFRKSTTASVAVALGALVTVGLAGWSPPVGSASAPRVSFERDSDAVRAAPIAPTDVVRSRTAPLPSCAVPFRSELPARPAPLPHHALGAASAPEKLPAAAASEPGADETYLQQREEEADPLWFQSPVPITRIQHDDT; this is encoded by the coding sequence TTGATCAACGACAACCTCCGGCTGGTGTGCCCCATCGCCGAAGGCGGGATGGGGAGCGTGTGGCGCGCCCGTCATCTCGGCCTCGACCTGCCGGTGGCGATGAAGTTCATGTCGCCGAACATCTTTCGCAACGCGCCCGACGCCGTCGACCGCTTCACACGCGAAGCACGCGCGGCCGCGCAGCTGCGTCACCCCAATGTGATTCGAATTTACGATTTTCGATTCCAGTCGCTTGGCGGTGAGCCGCCCTACATCGTGATGGAGCTGCTCGAGGGGGAAGATCTCGAGCGGCGCATCCGCAAGTGCGGAAAGCTCGACCTGCAGGAGGTGACGTCGATCGTGCTGGCGGTGGCGAGCGTCCTCGACGCGGCGCACGAGCACGGGATCGTGCACCGCGACATCAAGCCGGAGAACATCTTCCTCGAGGGGCCCGAGCGCACGGTGAAGGTGCTCGACTTCGGCGTCGCCAAGGTGCAACGCGAGCTCGAGGAGTACGTGGGCGAAGAAGAAGGGATGATGTTCGGGACGCCGTTCTTCATGAGCCCCGAGCAGTTTGCCAACGCCTCCGACGTCGACGGTCGATGCGATCTCTGGGCCCTCGCCGTGGTGGCCTACGAGGCGCTGACCGGGCGCATGCCGTTCGGCGGGATGACCCTGAGCGCCATCTTCCTGGCCGCCGTGCGCGCGAGCTACACGGCGCCGAGCGAGCTGCGGCCCGAGCTGGGGCCGGCCATCGACGCGTGGTTTCGAAAGGCGTTTGCCGTGGCCATCGAGGACCGCTTTGCGTCGGCCCGCGAGATGGGGGAGGCGTTTGCGCGCGCGGCGAGCCCGCGGCCGGAAGGTGAGATGCAGGGCACCTGGAGGCAGTTCGCGGAGCTCTCGCGATCACGGGGCCGCTTTCGCAAGTCGACCACCGCGTCGGTTGCCGTCGCCCTCGGCGCGCTGGTCACCGTGGGGCTCGCGGGCTGGTCGCCGCCGGTAGGGTCAGCCTCCGCGCCGCGCGTCTCGTTCGAGCGCGACTCCGATGCCGTTCGCGCAGCACCCATCGCTCCCACCGACGTGGTGCGCTCGCGGACGGCGCCGCTCCCTTCGTGCGCCGTTCCGTTTCGATCCGAGCTGCCGGCTCGTCCCGCGCCGCTGCCGCACCACGCGCTGGGCGCCGCATCCGCGCCCGAAAAATTACCGGCGGCGGCCGCGTCCGAGCCCGGCGCCGACGAGACTTACCTGCAACAACGGGAGGAGGAGGCGGATCCGCTCTGGTTCCAGTCGCCGGTCCCGATCACCCGCATCCAGCACGACGACACCTGA
- a CDS encoding CHAD domain-containing protein, translating to MHANEPLVAALLGEVARHAKQLRKRLRRAMGSHDASPAHRDTAEGVHDARTTVRRLRLELDVLARHVRDSSKIQKIDEGLHALAKALGRVRDQDVLREHARQHPGKPHLGELVHHVDAKRKKEVRRARSTLAKGLSLARDLRRPTSLAEAPRPGKPKAGKVLPVLVGHFTAEEIARAYDAVLAFTTYVEAGDHEVLHKFRAACRRLRYLLELFEDATHGARALVDELHEAQGLLGDLHDLHVAVTRVSKWLAKGEFEHTRVIDAYVRERARDDGRLMDAAVKQAQSILGRDFRRRLGAMLFGDTARDLAPALSGDYPRAAA from the coding sequence ATGCACGCCAACGAACCGCTGGTCGCCGCGCTCCTGGGCGAGGTCGCTCGGCACGCGAAGCAGCTTCGAAAGCGCCTTCGCCGCGCCATGGGCTCGCACGACGCGAGCCCCGCGCATCGTGACACCGCCGAGGGCGTGCACGATGCGCGCACGACCGTGCGCCGTCTTCGGCTGGAGCTCGACGTGCTCGCGCGGCACGTGCGCGACTCCTCGAAAATCCAGAAGATCGACGAGGGGCTGCACGCGCTGGCCAAGGCGCTGGGGCGGGTGCGCGACCAGGATGTGCTGCGCGAGCACGCCCGCCAGCACCCCGGCAAACCGCACCTCGGCGAGCTGGTTCACCACGTCGACGCGAAGCGAAAGAAGGAGGTGCGGCGCGCGCGGAGCACGCTCGCCAAGGGGCTGTCCCTGGCGCGGGATCTGCGCCGCCCTACGTCTTTGGCGGAGGCCCCCAGGCCGGGAAAACCCAAGGCGGGCAAGGTGCTCCCGGTCCTCGTGGGCCATTTCACGGCCGAGGAGATCGCGCGGGCCTACGACGCGGTGCTCGCCTTCACGACCTATGTGGAGGCGGGCGATCACGAGGTTCTGCACAAGTTCCGGGCGGCGTGCCGCCGGCTGCGTTACCTGCTCGAGCTGTTCGAGGACGCGACCCACGGGGCCCGAGCCCTCGTCGACGAGCTGCACGAGGCGCAGGGCCTCCTCGGGGATCTCCACGACCTGCACGTGGCCGTGACGCGCGTCTCGAAGTGGTTGGCCAAGGGCGAGTTCGAGCACACGCGCGTCATCGACGCCTATGTGCGCGAGCGTGCACGGGACGACGGGCGTCTCATGGATGCTGCCGTGAAGCAAGCGCAGTCGATCCTCGGCCGGGACTTCCGCCGGCGCCTCGGCGCCATGCTTTTCGGCGATACGGCCCGAGATCTCGCGCCGGCGCTGTCCGGTGACTACCCCCGCGCGGCTGCCTAA
- a CDS encoding CsbD family protein: MNIDQLEGKWHVLKGGLREKWGRLTDDDIATIEGQSERLVGKLQELYGLERKAAEKELEVWLAGQA; encoded by the coding sequence ATGAATATCGATCAACTCGAAGGCAAATGGCACGTCCTCAAAGGTGGCTTGCGCGAGAAGTGGGGCAGGCTCACGGACGACGATATCGCGACCATCGAAGGGCAGAGCGAGCGTCTCGTCGGCAAGCTGCAGGAGCTGTACGGTCTGGAGCGCAAGGCGGCCGAGAAGGAGCTGGAGGTCTGGCTCGCGGGACAGGCGTGA
- a CDS encoding RNA-binding protein, producing the protein MSNRLYVGNLSFHATTESVREVFTESGTVTDVHIVTDRETGRSRGFAFVTMGSREEAQRAIANVNGALVDGRPLRVNEAEERAPRGGGGGGFGGGGGGGGGGGRRGGGGYGGGGGGRRGGGGGGDRW; encoded by the coding sequence ATGAGCAATCGACTTTATGTGGGCAACCTTTCCTTTCATGCCACGACCGAATCGGTGCGGGAGGTATTCACCGAGAGCGGGACGGTGACCGACGTCCATATCGTCACCGACCGTGAAACCGGTCGGTCGCGCGGCTTCGCATTCGTGACCATGGGCTCGCGCGAGGAAGCGCAGCGAGCAATCGCCAATGTTAACGGGGCCCTGGTGGACGGGCGCCCCCTGCGCGTCAACGAGGCGGAGGAGCGCGCTCCTCGCGGCGGCGGTGGCGGCGGCTTCGGCGGCGGCGGTGGTGGTGGTGGGGGCGGTGGTCGTCGCGGTGGCGGCGGCTACGGTGGCGGCGGCGGTGGCCGTCGCGGCGGTGGCGGTGGCGGTGACCGCTGGTGA
- a CDS encoding PTS sugar transporter subunit IIB: protein MKRILVACGTGIATSTVVVQKLGELLRKRGLEVRIEQCKASEVESKIAFYDLVVSTTEVGDSKGKPVVRTVSFLTGIGVDRDIERIAQILAGAA, encoded by the coding sequence GTGAAGCGAATTTTGGTGGCTTGTGGGACGGGGATTGCGACCTCCACGGTGGTCGTTCAAAAGCTCGGTGAGCTATTGCGCAAGCGCGGTTTGGAAGTGCGGATCGAGCAGTGCAAAGCTTCGGAGGTGGAGAGCAAGATCGCTTTTTACGATCTGGTCGTGTCGACCACCGAGGTCGGTGACTCGAAGGGAAAGCCCGTGGTCCGCACGGTGAGCTTTTTGACCGGCATTGGCGTCGATCGGGACATCGAGCGTATTGCACAGATCCTCGCCGGCGCGGCCTAG
- a CDS encoding HPr family phosphocarrier protein: MSAAGDGNDPRGAAPACVQVDLELLEALHARPASMLVRLASRQTADVELVCEGRRANAKKILEVLRLGARRGSRLQLTARGEDAAASLEKLAELVRGGFVSDALPESGTAAALGMAVGRASWMRAPDLESPESLRGFAPISVGENAEAQSARLRGAFEGAALDLAKLIGALPPREAQLFEPELVILTELLQGALGHAVTETSAEAALDAAATEVRTERTDLVRDAFGRVRARLRGGAASGQEAHEALESAQGERILVTDTLTPSLLVSLPPSFSGIVASDHLGAGYTSHAAILARGRGLPLVFAPPHAVEAIAEDDVVVIESTVQSCHFWVSPSAEFVAKARARRDLWRTREAEEQARAAELSASASSPAALPAFIVRANVSARDERIPDVADGIGLLRTELLFAAAHKAPSELEQAAVYRELARRVAGKPCVVRLFDAGGDKPLAWLPAPPDDPDLRGIGLLFANTDVLRAQLRAIDRAHGAPDSDVRILVPMVRSADDVERVRRSLKTDIAVGSMIESLAAAREVDSIARISDFISIGTNDLASSMLGVDRTRGALTTDASLLAVIRSIVEGAHARGRKVTVCGELAGDALGARMLVGLGVDALSVTSARITPIKLALQGSRVDVDG; encoded by the coding sequence GTGAGCGCGGCCGGCGACGGCAACGACCCTCGGGGTGCCGCGCCCGCGTGTGTCCAGGTCGATCTCGAGCTGCTCGAGGCGCTCCACGCCCGCCCGGCGAGCATGCTGGTCCGCCTGGCGTCGCGCCAGACGGCCGATGTGGAGCTCGTGTGCGAAGGCCGCCGCGCCAACGCCAAGAAGATCCTCGAGGTGCTGCGGCTCGGCGCCCGGCGGGGTAGCCGCCTGCAGCTGACCGCGCGCGGCGAGGACGCCGCCGCCTCGCTCGAGAAGCTCGCCGAGCTGGTGCGCGGCGGCTTCGTCTCCGATGCGCTCCCGGAGAGCGGAACGGCCGCCGCGCTGGGGATGGCCGTGGGGCGCGCGTCGTGGATGCGCGCGCCCGATCTGGAGAGCCCCGAGTCGCTCCGCGGCTTCGCGCCCATCTCCGTCGGGGAGAACGCGGAGGCGCAGAGCGCGCGCCTGCGCGGCGCCTTCGAGGGGGCGGCGCTCGATCTCGCGAAGCTGATTGGCGCGCTCCCGCCCCGGGAGGCGCAGCTCTTCGAGCCGGAGCTGGTCATCCTCACGGAGCTGCTCCAAGGTGCCCTCGGCCACGCGGTCACCGAGACGAGCGCGGAGGCCGCGCTCGATGCCGCCGCCACCGAGGTGCGCACCGAGCGGACCGATCTCGTTCGCGACGCGTTCGGGCGGGTGCGCGCGCGGCTGCGCGGCGGGGCGGCCTCGGGGCAGGAGGCGCACGAGGCGCTGGAGTCGGCGCAAGGGGAGCGCATCTTGGTGACCGACACGCTCACGCCGTCGTTGCTCGTCTCGTTGCCCCCGTCGTTCTCCGGCATCGTCGCCTCGGATCATCTGGGCGCGGGGTACACGTCGCACGCCGCCATTCTGGCGCGGGGGCGCGGCTTGCCGCTGGTGTTCGCGCCGCCGCACGCGGTCGAGGCCATCGCGGAGGACGACGTGGTGGTCATCGAGTCGACGGTCCAATCGTGCCACTTCTGGGTCTCGCCCAGCGCCGAGTTCGTGGCCAAGGCGCGCGCCCGCCGCGACCTTTGGCGCACGCGCGAGGCGGAGGAGCAGGCGCGCGCGGCCGAGCTCTCCGCGTCCGCCTCGTCACCCGCGGCGCTGCCGGCGTTCATCGTTCGCGCCAATGTGAGCGCGCGCGATGAGCGCATCCCCGACGTGGCGGATGGCATTGGCCTTTTGCGAACGGAGCTCCTGTTCGCGGCGGCGCACAAGGCGCCCAGTGAATTGGAGCAGGCGGCGGTCTACCGCGAGCTTGCGCGCCGCGTTGCCGGTAAGCCATGCGTGGTGCGTCTCTTTGACGCGGGCGGCGACAAACCGCTCGCATGGTTGCCCGCGCCGCCGGATGACCCAGACCTTCGCGGCATCGGGCTCCTCTTCGCCAACACCGATGTACTCCGGGCACAACTGCGCGCGATCGACCGCGCGCACGGTGCGCCGGACAGCGACGTGCGTATTCTCGTTCCCATGGTGCGCTCGGCGGACGACGTGGAGCGTGTACGGCGCAGTTTGAAGACGGATATCGCGGTGGGCTCCATGATCGAGTCGCTCGCGGCGGCGCGCGAGGTCGATTCGATTGCGCGCATCTCGGACTTTATATCGATTGGTACGAACGATTTGGCTTCGAGTATGTTGGGTGTCGATCGGACACGTGGCGCTTTAACCACCGACGCATCCCTTCTCGCGGTGATTCGAAGCATCGTCGAGGGCGCGCACGCTCGTGGTCGGAAGGTGACCGTTTGCGGGGAGCTCGCGGGCGATGCACTCGGCGCGCGCATGCTCGTAGGGCTCGGGGTGGACGCTCTGAGTGTCACCTCGGCTCGAATCACGCCAATCAAGCTTGCCCTGCAAGGTTCGCGCGTGGATGTGGATGGATGA